In Diaphorobacter ruginosibacter, the genomic stretch TTCCTGAGGAGATTGCAAGTGGAACGGGCAACGCGGGCCGCATCGCCGGCGCCGGGGGGCGAGGCGACCACGCGCGAGCGGGGCATGCAGGCCGAAGACCGGGCGCTGGCCCATCTGCGGCACGCCGGCCTGCGGCTCGTTGCCCGCAATTATCGAACCCCCGGGCGGGGTGGCGGTGAAATCGACCTCGTCATGCGCGAGCGCGACGGAACCCTGGTGTTCGTCGAGGTGCGCAGCCGGGGAAGAACGGATTATGGCGGTGCGGGCGCCAGCATCGGCCTGGCCAAGCGTCGGCGCATTGTCCTGGCGGCCCGGCATTTCCTTGCCGCGCTCGCGAGCCCGCCGCCCTGCCGCTTCGACGTGGTGCTTTTCGAGCCGGAACTGCAATGGCTTCGGGCCGCCTTCGATGCCGCGGACTGAGCATCGGCTGGAACTTTTCCCCCTGCCGGGCTATCCGTTGAGGAAGCTGGCGAGACATATCACGATACGGAAATGGAAATTCAGTCACGTGCCGCCCGTGTCGGCAAAGTATCATCGGCGCTCCATGCTTGAGCAACGTATCCAACAACATTTCATCGACAGCGCCGACGTCAAGTACCAGTCGGCGCAGGCGCTGAGCGACCCCATCGACTCGGCTGTGCAGGCTTTGCTGGCCTGCGTGACCAATGGCTCCAAGGTGCTGGCCTGCGGCTCGGGGCTGTCGTCGGCGCAGGCGCTGCAGTTCGCGATGATGTGCGTTGCAGGGTTCGAGCGGGAGCGTCCCGAGCTCGCCGCGCTGGCGCTGTCGGCCGATGCGGG encodes the following:
- a CDS encoding YraN family protein, which gives rise to MQAEDRALAHLRHAGLRLVARNYRTPGRGGGEIDLVMRERDGTLVFVEVRSRGRTDYGGAGASIGLAKRRRIVLAARHFLAALASPPPCRFDVVLFEPELQWLRAAFDAAD